The uncultured Desulfuromonas sp. genome has a segment encoding these proteins:
- a CDS encoding restriction endonuclease, with translation MEEKAWDTYEQVAQHLLNQFADTFQLGSVEGKQVVSGDSGTNWEIDAKGIKEGNEGFVIVECKRYTSSRVSQEIVAGLAYRIKDTGAGGAIIVSPMQLQEGAKKVAKHEGIQHVILDKESTTSDYMLQFLNKIFIGITEKVTFTDSFHVQVIRDGIIIDEE, from the coding sequence ATGGAAGAGAAAGCCTGGGATACATACGAACAAGTTGCGCAGCATTTGCTTAACCAATTTGCTGATACGTTTCAACTAGGCTCAGTAGAGGGAAAGCAAGTCGTTTCTGGCGATTCAGGCACAAACTGGGAGATTGATGCCAAGGGTATAAAAGAAGGCAATGAAGGCTTTGTGATTGTAGAGTGTAAACGTTATACCTCCTCACGCGTAAGCCAAGAGATAGTTGCCGGACTTGCCTACCGTATTAAAGACACTGGCGCAGGCGGTGCAATTATCGTTAGCCCGATGCAACTTCAAGAAGGGGCAAAGAAAGTAGCAAAGCATGAAGGAATACAACATGTTATTCTTGACAAGGAAAGTACTACCAGTGATTACATGTTGCAATTTCTAAACAAAATATTTATTGGCATAACTGAAAAAGTCACGTTTACAGACAGTTTTCATGTTCAGGTTATTCGTGACGGAATAA
- a CDS encoding ion channel has translation MLTHGIPWQAVLAHAVQLFVVFFVSMVLSLVSGYFGWYSIFTLVFISFGFFVIISTIPLLLNLSRSFFIYIFLLLIGHVFITIVAFTLHFMDSGLVGPSGQFIPSFYDALYFSITTFTTLGYGDLQPMPDHRLTTSIEALIGMVSMAIGASLIWLWCQENLVPKEMAFWDGNRRNKKDITISRIRVRTITGEERELKDWVPAPEEGESFYYDNNKQEWVKVEEETKVPENSLVIGIKENEDA, from the coding sequence ATGTTAACACATGGCATCCCTTGGCAAGCGGTCCTTGCCCATGCTGTACAGCTATTTGTTGTATTTTTCGTTTCAATGGTACTTTCCTTGGTAAGTGGTTATTTTGGATGGTATTCAATTTTCACGCTAGTTTTCATTTCATTTGGTTTTTTTGTCATAATTTCAACAATTCCATTGCTTTTGAATTTAAGTCGTTCATTTTTTATCTATATATTCTTGCTATTGATTGGGCATGTTTTTATTACCATAGTAGCATTCACACTACACTTTATGGATTCTGGCTTGGTTGGCCCTAGCGGGCAATTCATACCAAGCTTTTATGATGCTCTATATTTTAGCATTACAACATTTACTACACTTGGCTACGGTGATTTGCAGCCGATGCCAGACCATAGGTTAACGACTTCAATAGAAGCGCTAATTGGTATGGTATCAATGGCCATAGGTGCATCCTTAATTTGGTTGTGGTGCCAAGAAAATCTAGTTCCTAAGGAAATGGCTTTTTGGGATGGCAATAGAAGAAACAAAAAAGACATAACAATTTCGAGAATAAGGGTAAGGACAATTACCGGAGAAGAAAGAGAACTTAAAGACTGGGTACCTGCCCCAGAAGAAGGTGAATCTTTTTACTACGACAACAACAAACAGGAATGGGTTAAGGTTGAAGAAGAAACGAAGGTTCCTGAAAATTCATTGGTTATTGGCATAAAAGAAAATGAAGATGCCTAA
- a CDS encoding polymer-forming cytoskeletal protein, with translation MFSSSSKKKETPEAITTILGEGTEVTGDLVFKGSMRIDGQFDGNLTGDHLIISASGKVVGDVSAKSCICHGQVTGNLSVDELQVKKGGHVDGTISTKDLSVESGAFLDGEVKLKKKELHVVEDKSKAAKATDKGSAAK, from the coding sequence ATGTTTTCGTCCTCATCGAAGAAAAAAGAGACACCTGAAGCCATTACCACGATTCTTGGTGAAGGTACCGAAGTCACCGGTGATCTGGTCTTCAAAGGCAGTATGCGTATTGACGGCCAGTTCGACGGCAACCTCACCGGCGATCATCTGATCATCAGCGCCAGCGGTAAGGTGGTGGGGGATGTTAGCGCCAAAAGCTGCATCTGTCACGGTCAGGTGACCGGCAATTTATCCGTCGATGAATTGCAGGTGAAGAAGGGTGGCCATGTGGATGGCACCATCAGCACCAAGGATCTGTCTGTTGAGTCCGGCGCTTTCCTTGATGGGGAAGTGAAGTTGAAGAAAAAAGAGCTGCATGTGGTGGAGGATAAATCCAAGGCCGCTAAAGCGACGGATAAGGGGAGTGCGGCGAAGTAA
- a CDS encoding peptidoglycan DD-metalloendopeptidase family protein, whose amino-acid sequence MEEKVHLIITGDNRDSRSVMMTEKRLRRLIRGGLAATVLFTVFTVVSVYTLVQDHSRQQRMTNLESQVQWLNDQNAHLRHQVNRQRTEKKELISNAVNHLNERSTQIESLLQKVGVEVVAEEGSIGAEGSGGPYIAAGAGNFDDALFYSSQLLELADQVPLGRPAEGYLSSSYGRRRDPFNGHMAFHSGIDIAHFVGTKVYATASGTVVSCGVVSGYGKMVKIKHNDRFSTLYGHLQKIYLKPGTKVARGDAIGTMGNTGRSTGPHLHYEIHDNDHTINPYSLTFLNR is encoded by the coding sequence ATGGAAGAAAAGGTTCATCTAATTATCACCGGTGACAACCGCGATTCGCGCTCCGTGATGATGACAGAGAAACGGCTGCGTCGTCTGATCCGTGGTGGTCTGGCTGCGACGGTTCTCTTTACCGTTTTTACCGTCGTGTCCGTCTACACCCTGGTTCAGGATCACAGCCGCCAACAGCGGATGACCAACCTGGAAAGTCAGGTCCAGTGGTTAAACGACCAGAACGCTCATCTGCGCCATCAGGTGAATCGCCAACGTACCGAGAAAAAAGAACTGATCAGCAATGCCGTCAACCATCTCAACGAGCGCAGCACCCAGATCGAATCGTTACTGCAGAAAGTGGGTGTTGAAGTCGTTGCCGAAGAGGGTAGCATCGGTGCGGAAGGCAGTGGTGGTCCTTACATCGCCGCCGGAGCGGGAAATTTTGACGATGCCCTGTTTTATTCCAGTCAATTGCTTGAACTTGCCGATCAGGTGCCTTTAGGTCGTCCGGCGGAAGGCTATCTCTCCTCCAGTTATGGTCGTCGCCGTGATCCTTTCAATGGCCACATGGCGTTTCACAGTGGTATTGATATCGCCCATTTTGTCGGCACCAAGGTTTATGCGACAGCCAGCGGCACGGTGGTCAGCTGTGGGGTGGTTTCCGGTTACGGCAAAATGGTCAAGATCAAGCACAATGATCGTTTCAGCACCCTGTATGGTCATCTACAAAAAATTTATCTCAAACCCGGCACCAAAGTGGCGCGCGGCGATGCCATCGGCACCATGGGTAATACCGGGCGTTCTACCGGACCGCACCTTCATTACGAAATTCACGATAACGACCATACCATTAATCCCTATAGTCTGACCTTTTTGAATCGGTAA
- a CDS encoding class I SAM-dependent methyltransferase: protein MTIDAKKFDRLAKTVFAPVYPVIAEQILETTDVREGCCLDVGCGAGDLGLAILQQTDLAVGFVDASADMVKLVNNSIESSQLQHRCHAVCSDVSQLEVAPNSVDLIISRGSVFFWEQPQQCFSHLYQTLKPGGWMYIGGGFGDQQLLDQVITAFKARGEEDTFRARIQRNLGEASRQRLTEALDKAGISDYSVRHSDAIGLWFVVHKPR from the coding sequence ATGACCATTGATGCCAAAAAATTTGATCGTTTAGCCAAAACTGTTTTCGCCCCGGTCTATCCGGTGATTGCCGAGCAAATCCTTGAGACCACGGATGTGCGCGAGGGCTGTTGTCTTGATGTGGGATGTGGTGCCGGTGATCTCGGTTTGGCCATATTGCAGCAGACCGATCTTGCCGTCGGCTTTGTCGATGCGTCTGCCGATATGGTTAAACTGGTAAACAACAGCATTGAATCGAGCCAGCTTCAACATCGCTGTCATGCGGTGTGCTCCGATGTGTCGCAGCTGGAAGTGGCGCCGAACAGTGTCGATCTGATTATCAGCCGTGGCTCCGTGTTCTTCTGGGAGCAGCCCCAACAGTGTTTTTCTCACCTGTATCAAACCTTGAAGCCGGGCGGCTGGATGTATATCGGTGGCGGATTTGGCGATCAGCAACTTCTCGATCAGGTGATTACCGCGTTCAAAGCGCGAGGCGAAGAGGATACCTTTCGCGCCCGGATTCAGCGCAATTTAGGCGAGGCCAGTCGACAACGGTTGACTGAGGCTCTCGATAAGGCTGGAATCAGTGATTATTCCGTGCGCCACAGTGATGCCATCGGACTCTGGTTTGTGGTGCATAAGCCCCGGTGA
- a CDS encoding substrate-binding domain-containing protein: MTRQDDSIKCMVRDYRQKLGWSQKELAERIGIKRQAIYDIETGRYLPNTGISLRLARLFGCRVEDLFVDDHPEQQQNVDLLNEDCLPSTRLALSRVRDRLVGLPLSGHDAMPFGLRSADGLLSDDGKHARIFSPSQTLEHNIILMGCDPAFEILSHHVNRLVRDAQVYCRFATSRRSLRGLGEGLAHIAGTHFHNQDQKESNVIAASQDLQQRRSKVIGFSLLEEGLMVAKGNPLGIRGVADLVQPMVRFVNRDCGAALRVLLDDHLQKAGIAGPMINGYLTEVKSHREGAYRIACNVADAALGLRAIAEAFDLGFVPLTAVRCDLLFPEDLIDHPTVKVVLDVLHSSALRKEIDALPGYEASATGKVIADV, encoded by the coding sequence ATGACCCGACAGGATGATTCGATTAAATGCATGGTGCGTGACTATCGCCAGAAACTCGGCTGGTCGCAGAAAGAACTGGCTGAACGCATCGGCATTAAACGCCAGGCTATCTACGATATTGAGACCGGACGTTATCTGCCCAATACCGGGATTTCTTTGCGGCTGGCGCGGTTATTCGGCTGTCGGGTGGAAGATCTGTTTGTGGATGACCACCCGGAACAACAGCAGAACGTCGATCTGCTCAATGAAGACTGTCTGCCGTCGACCCGGTTGGCCCTGAGCCGGGTGCGCGATCGCCTGGTGGGGCTGCCGCTCAGTGGTCATGATGCCATGCCGTTCGGATTGCGTTCCGCCGATGGATTGTTGTCTGACGATGGCAAACATGCGCGGATTTTTTCTCCGTCGCAGACCCTTGAGCACAACATCATCCTGATGGGCTGTGACCCGGCGTTTGAAATTCTCAGTCACCATGTGAATCGACTGGTCAGGGATGCCCAGGTGTATTGCCGCTTTGCCACCAGTCGCCGTTCGTTGCGTGGGCTGGGGGAGGGGCTGGCCCATATTGCCGGCACCCATTTTCATAATCAGGACCAGAAGGAATCCAACGTCATTGCCGCCAGTCAGGACCTGCAGCAGCGTCGCAGTAAAGTGATCGGCTTTTCCTTGCTGGAGGAAGGTCTGATGGTCGCCAAAGGCAATCCGTTGGGAATTCGCGGCGTGGCCGACCTGGTTCAGCCTATGGTGCGTTTTGTCAACCGCGATTGCGGAGCGGCTTTGCGGGTCTTGCTCGACGATCATCTGCAAAAGGCCGGCATTGCCGGACCGATGATCAACGGCTACCTGACCGAAGTCAAATCACATCGTGAAGGGGCCTACCGCATTGCCTGCAACGTGGCCGATGCCGCCTTGGGGTTGCGTGCCATTGCCGAAGCCTTTGATCTCGGTTTTGTGCCGTTGACGGCGGTGCGCTGCGATCTGTTGTTTCCAGAAGATTTGATTGATCATCCCACCGTCAAGGTGGTGCTTGATGTGCTGCATTCGTCGGCGTTACGCAAGGAGATTGATGCGTTGCCCGGTTACGAAGCTTCGGCCACCGGCAAGGTGATTGCCGATGTCTGA
- a CDS encoding radical SAM protein, with product MTDMTCSICEHQCRLAEGKTGRCELYDVSDGRLVERQPDHYLVACPISIETMPMLHFRPGSKFLQLTTTGCNFDCPGCISTVLVKEMNRDSAALEVLTPQMVIDRALDCHCEGIVFLMNDPLAAFPRFLAVAKLAFQSGLSVGCSTNGYFSTSALEQVLPYLDFINFGMKGFSDASYQACGGARLAPVLRNIERVSQAGKHLEISCVYQHSNRDEVVALAHWMADLDADIPLQVMRFLPFESAPLDEEPSICEAEALCLELQQTLHNVYLFNSPGSTYLNTRCRDCGAEVIRRDFYGPMGAKLLLEHSPALETGRCPQCDFELPVKGEAATTAFQEGDFQGGYPLTRALEMVEAMLIALGVTRQQDVARAWEDLLQGDGLQVLHHQIQDPRSYLDALRYFGRRAGHPFSTAQLTDYLERWLNDIEVMMAGVSQRPRVYYAMGKPLFALGPGRLENRLVELAGGDSLNRQLPIGGRPGRRLTVEKLNQLNPQVIVMSAFMSCSLEDVLMECEALGIDVEAVRERRIIVHPAAGWDFGSPRWILGLLHLATSFHPERCQIDVIEEAQRFYHRFYGVEFIADRVNRSFAKPSSDWQWHDQPEDQNRSLPYVPTISLFDGC from the coding sequence ATGACTGACATGACCTGTTCGATCTGTGAACATCAATGCCGCCTCGCTGAAGGCAAGACTGGGCGTTGTGAGCTTTATGACGTCAGTGACGGCCGGCTGGTCGAGCGGCAGCCCGACCATTATCTGGTCGCCTGTCCCATCTCCATTGAAACCATGCCCATGCTGCATTTTCGGCCCGGCAGCAAGTTTTTGCAGTTGACCACGACCGGCTGCAATTTTGATTGCCCCGGCTGTATTTCAACGGTGCTGGTTAAAGAGATGAACCGGGACAGTGCCGCCCTGGAGGTTTTGACCCCGCAGATGGTGATTGATCGGGCACTGGATTGTCACTGCGAAGGGATCGTTTTTTTGATGAATGATCCCCTGGCGGCCTTTCCACGATTTCTTGCCGTGGCCAAATTGGCGTTTCAAAGTGGGCTGAGTGTCGGCTGTTCCACCAACGGCTATTTCAGTACCTCTGCTCTTGAGCAGGTGTTGCCGTATCTTGATTTCATCAATTTCGGTATGAAGGGGTTCAGTGATGCTTCGTATCAGGCGTGTGGCGGGGCGCGGCTTGCTCCGGTGCTGCGCAATATTGAGCGGGTATCTCAGGCGGGAAAACATCTTGAGATCTCCTGTGTTTATCAGCATTCCAATCGTGATGAAGTCGTTGCTTTAGCGCATTGGATGGCTGACCTTGATGCGGATATTCCTCTTCAGGTGATGCGTTTTCTGCCGTTTGAGAGCGCGCCACTTGATGAGGAGCCGTCGATTTGCGAGGCCGAAGCTCTCTGTCTGGAGCTGCAACAGACTCTTCACAATGTTTATTTGTTTAATTCTCCCGGCAGCACCTATCTTAACACCCGTTGTCGAGATTGCGGCGCGGAAGTGATTCGGCGCGATTTCTACGGTCCCATGGGGGCGAAGCTGCTTCTCGAACACAGCCCGGCCCTTGAGACAGGTCGCTGCCCGCAGTGTGATTTTGAATTACCCGTCAAAGGGGAAGCGGCAACGACGGCTTTTCAGGAAGGCGACTTTCAGGGCGGCTATCCGTTGACCCGGGCGCTGGAAATGGTCGAAGCCATGTTGATCGCTCTGGGGGTGACGCGTCAGCAGGATGTGGCGCGCGCCTGGGAGGATCTTTTGCAGGGGGATGGTTTGCAGGTTCTGCATCACCAGATTCAGGATCCGCGCAGTTATCTCGATGCGTTACGTTATTTTGGCCGTCGGGCCGGGCACCCTTTTTCCACGGCGCAGTTAACTGATTACCTTGAACGCTGGTTGAATGACATCGAGGTGATGATGGCCGGAGTCTCCCAGCGACCGCGGGTGTACTATGCCATGGGCAAGCCACTGTTTGCCCTCGGACCGGGACGCCTGGAAAATCGTCTGGTGGAGCTGGCCGGTGGTGACAGCCTCAACCGACAACTTCCCATTGGCGGTCGTCCCGGCCGCCGGTTGACGGTCGAGAAGCTCAATCAGCTCAATCCGCAGGTGATTGTGATGTCGGCGTTTATGTCGTGCTCTCTGGAGGATGTCCTGATGGAGTGCGAGGCGTTGGGGATTGATGTCGAGGCGGTGCGCGAGCGGCGCATCATCGTGCATCCGGCCGCGGGATGGGACTTCGGCAGCCCGCGCTGGATTCTCGGCCTGCTGCATCTGGCAACCTCCTTTCACCCTGAACGCTGTCAAATTGATGTGATTGAAGAGGCACAACGGTTTTATCATCGCTTTTATGGCGTGGAGTTCATCGCCGACAGGGTCAACCGCTCTTTCGCCAAACCCTCGTCCGATTGGCAATGGCATGATCAGCCCGAAGACCAGAACCGGTCGCTGCCTTATGTACCGACCATCAGTCTGTTTGACGGCTGTTAA
- a CDS encoding ABC transporter substrate-binding protein yields the protein MSDTGTTPPAGTRLVTDMAGRKVIVKEHVEKVFGYNPMITALMYALAPEKIAGHNFPPSPLEQEIAPQSYLELPVLGVLGALFGGGKQTLNTEAIRQARPDVILSMTLSKIDEPEVQMADNLQKELDIPVLIYDGALERSAEVIRRVGLVIGAADRAEALADYFDKKFDIIQRTVASIAKSARHTVYYAQTPSGLQTEPRGARHGEIIDLAGGINCAETYELRGCGRTPISADDLLRWDPEVILVMSDEGNSEERLLTRMADDPFWSCLKAVKNGTYYEPPGLLYSWFDRPPSINRLMGLIWLTGVLYPEQFNWDMTEEVRSFYHLFYRMDLSDEQIGMILATLHKKTA from the coding sequence ATGAGTGATACAGGAACAACGCCACCGGCCGGAACCCGGCTGGTTACTGATATGGCCGGACGCAAAGTCATTGTCAAGGAACATGTAGAAAAAGTGTTCGGCTACAACCCGATGATTACCGCCCTGATGTATGCTCTGGCGCCGGAGAAGATTGCCGGGCACAATTTTCCGCCGTCGCCTCTTGAGCAGGAGATCGCGCCGCAATCCTATCTGGAGCTGCCGGTGCTCGGCGTGCTCGGTGCGTTGTTCGGCGGTGGTAAGCAAACTCTGAACACCGAAGCCATCCGCCAGGCAAGGCCGGATGTCATCTTGTCGATGACGCTGTCAAAGATCGACGAACCTGAAGTGCAGATGGCTGACAACCTGCAAAAGGAACTGGATATTCCCGTCCTGATCTATGACGGAGCTCTGGAACGTAGCGCTGAAGTGATCCGACGCGTTGGGCTGGTGATTGGTGCCGCAGATCGCGCCGAGGCGCTGGCCGATTACTTTGATAAGAAATTCGATATCATCCAACGCACCGTGGCGTCGATTGCCAAGTCCGCCCGCCATACCGTGTATTATGCACAAACCCCATCCGGACTGCAGACTGAACCGCGTGGTGCACGCCATGGTGAGATCATTGATCTGGCCGGCGGCATCAATTGTGCTGAAACCTATGAATTGCGTGGTTGCGGTCGCACGCCGATCAGTGCCGATGATCTGTTGCGCTGGGACCCGGAAGTGATTCTGGTGATGTCCGACGAAGGAAACTCCGAAGAGCGGTTGCTGACCCGTATGGCCGACGACCCGTTCTGGTCGTGCCTCAAGGCGGTGAAAAATGGCACCTATTACGAGCCGCCGGGGCTGCTGTACAGCTGGTTTGACCGGCCCCCCTCCATCAACCGACTGATGGGGCTGATCTGGCTGACCGGCGTGCTCTATCCCGAGCAGTTTAACTGGGATATGACTGAGGAAGTGCGTTCTTTTTATCATCTGTTTTATCGCATGGACCTCAGTGATGAGCAGATTGGCATGATTCTGGCCACGTTACACAAAAAAACGGCTTGA
- a CDS encoding ABC transporter ATP-binding protein: protein MVIEARNIRFAYGRKPVLQGVDFNLAAGEVVSLLGPNGSGKSTLLKILLGLLRGQGEVRLFGRPIHDYRRQELARKIAYVPQIHHMPFSYTVLDVVLMGRLAHGGVFSNYSKRDYQLAHEALEQVGVEALAGQPFSRISGGQQQLALIARALCQQAEILFMDEPVNGLDYGNQIKLLRFLRDFAKRGTTFLKTTHYPDHALACSDRVAMLDHGEMLAFDQVDRVLTPDNVQRLYGVEVEIAESRHGYRCCMPQI, encoded by the coding sequence ATGGTTATTGAAGCGCGTAATATCCGCTTTGCCTATGGCCGCAAGCCGGTTTTGCAGGGTGTTGATTTCAATTTGGCCGCCGGAGAGGTGGTGTCGCTCTTGGGACCCAACGGCAGCGGCAAAAGTACCTTGCTGAAAATTTTACTCGGTCTGTTGCGCGGGCAGGGCGAGGTGAGGTTGTTCGGCAGGCCGATCCATGACTATCGCCGTCAGGAACTGGCCCGTAAAATCGCCTATGTCCCGCAGATTCACCACATGCCGTTTTCCTATACCGTTCTCGATGTGGTGTTGATGGGGCGGTTGGCCCATGGCGGTGTCTTTTCAAATTACAGCAAGCGTGACTACCAACTGGCCCATGAGGCCTTGGAACAGGTTGGTGTTGAAGCGTTGGCCGGGCAGCCGTTTTCACGCATCAGCGGCGGTCAGCAGCAATTGGCCTTGATCGCACGGGCGCTGTGTCAGCAAGCGGAAATTCTGTTTATGGATGAGCCGGTCAACGGCCTCGATTACGGGAATCAGATCAAACTGTTGCGTTTTTTACGCGATTTTGCCAAGCGCGGCACCACGTTTTTGAAAACCACCCATTATCCGGATCACGCTTTGGCCTGCTCTGATCGGGTCGCCATGCTCGACCATGGAGAAATGCTCGCTTTTGATCAGGTCGATCGCGTGCTGACGCCGGACAATGTGCAGCGCCTGTACGGTGTTGAGGTGGAAATCGCCGAAAGCCGTCACGGTTATCGCTGCTGCATGCCACAGATTTAA
- a CDS encoding iron ABC transporter permease yields the protein MNSSCSEKWRPVWRRKTACHRIGWPFSREGLVFVVLVVVVLVAMQASLLMGKYPVSWDNYLEFSRLLITGQSDVARQQFATLYSVIFEIRLPRIIAAVVIGASLSVAGSTFQAMFVNPLVSPGILGVLAGSSFGAALGMVLQLPWLGVQIAAFVFGAAAVATAVMISLIYRNSRSVIILILGGVISSSLFTALLSVLKYSADPYDTLPAIVYWLMGSLSFSDKDTIMLLAGPMLFSVAVLTLMAKYLNALSLGDEEAQSLGLNVRRIKAIAITLATLVSALCVVMAGVIGWIGLIIPHMARLLLGADNRKVLPASALIGALFLLVTDNLSRTLFAHEIPIGILTSLVGIPIFIIVLKHAREGFH from the coding sequence ATGAATAGTTCCTGTTCAGAAAAGTGGCGTCCCGTCTGGAGGCGCAAAACCGCCTGCCACCGCATAGGCTGGCCGTTCAGTCGTGAGGGGCTGGTGTTTGTTGTTCTGGTTGTGGTCGTGCTGGTGGCGATGCAAGCATCGCTGCTGATGGGCAAATACCCGGTCTCATGGGATAATTATCTTGAGTTCAGTCGGTTGCTGATCACCGGTCAGTCTGATGTGGCACGCCAGCAGTTTGCCACCTTATACAGTGTGATATTTGAGATCCGCCTGCCGCGGATTATTGCCGCCGTGGTGATCGGTGCCTCCCTGTCTGTGGCCGGGAGCACTTTCCAGGCTATGTTTGTCAATCCGCTGGTGTCACCGGGCATCCTCGGTGTGCTGGCCGGTTCGTCGTTCGGGGCGGCCCTGGGCATGGTGTTGCAATTGCCGTGGTTGGGCGTGCAGATAGCGGCGTTTGTCTTCGGTGCGGCGGCCGTGGCCACGGCCGTGATGATCTCTCTGATCTACCGCAACAGCCGCAGCGTTATCATCCTTATTCTCGGTGGGGTGATCAGCAGTTCGCTGTTCACTGCGTTGTTGTCGGTGCTCAAGTACAGCGCCGATCCCTACGACACCTTGCCGGCCATTGTCTACTGGCTGATGGGCAGCCTGTCGTTCAGCGACAAGGACACCATCATGCTGCTGGCCGGGCCGATGCTGTTTTCCGTCGCCGTGCTCACCCTGATGGCTAAATATCTCAACGCTCTGAGCCTGGGCGATGAGGAGGCGCAGTCCCTCGGACTCAACGTGCGTCGCATCAAGGCGATTGCCATCACCCTGGCGACCCTGGTCAGTGCCCTGTGTGTGGTGATGGCCGGTGTCATCGGTTGGATCGGCCTGATCATTCCGCACATGGCGCGGCTGCTGCTTGGTGCCGATAACCGCAAGGTATTGCCGGCCAGCGCCCTGATCGGCGCGCTGTTTCTGCTGGTGACCGACAACCTGTCACGCACCTTGTTCGCCCATGAGATCCCTATCGGCATCCTCACTTCGCTGGTGGGCATTCCGATTTTTATCATCGTGCTGAAACATGCGCGGGAAGGGTTTCATTGA
- a CDS encoding TonB family protein has product MMIPRTVKFQDVTASSWWSTLKALLIATIPLWSSKAVGLGAVKSTGLTTFLTLSAVVHVGLYSWLAVPVQTTTAVEAQPITLVSFSPAPDVAAPTVSQPVPTPSVQPLPEPPVVVPPKAVVPPKPKVVKTEVPVIKTKVEKKPEPHPVEPEVAPAAQEVVTSPEVVSPAPVVAAVVTNEAQQVQGPSMIAASSEAAAPHPGVARRGERAASELERYVLMVQQQVQAHLHYPLKARKWHIEGKGKFQFEIAADGSLTDNKVTVLASCGRRMLDRAAIRTIRDAAPFAAPPHGALTVTAPIIFELR; this is encoded by the coding sequence ATGATGATTCCGCGAACCGTTAAATTTCAGGATGTGACCGCATCCTCCTGGTGGTCGACGCTGAAAGCGTTGCTGATTGCCACAATCCCGCTGTGGTCGAGTAAGGCGGTGGGGTTGGGGGCGGTAAAGAGCACCGGGTTGACCACCTTTTTAACCCTGTCGGCGGTGGTGCATGTCGGCCTGTACAGCTGGCTGGCCGTGCCGGTGCAGACAACGACGGCGGTGGAGGCTCAGCCTATTACTTTGGTGAGTTTTTCCCCGGCGCCGGATGTCGCTGCGCCGACGGTCAGCCAACCGGTACCGACGCCGAGCGTACAACCGCTGCCTGAGCCGCCTGTCGTTGTACCACCGAAAGCCGTTGTGCCGCCCAAACCGAAGGTGGTCAAAACAGAGGTTCCGGTCATTAAAACGAAGGTTGAAAAGAAACCTGAACCGCATCCGGTTGAACCCGAGGTGGCACCCGCAGCGCAAGAGGTTGTTACGTCGCCTGAGGTGGTTTCCCCGGCCCCTGTCGTGGCTGCGGTCGTCACCAACGAAGCCCAACAGGTTCAGGGGCCGTCGATGATCGCGGCATCATCTGAGGCGGCTGCACCCCATCCAGGTGTGGCGCGTCGCGGTGAACGGGCTGCTTCCGAGTTGGAACGCTATGTCCTGATGGTCCAGCAACAAGTGCAGGCCCATCTCCATTATCCGCTCAAGGCACGTAAGTGGCACATCGAGGGCAAAGGGAAATTCCAATTTGAGATTGCTGCGGACGGCTCTCTCACCGACAACAAGGTCACGGTGTTGGCCAGTTGCGGGCGACGCATGTTGGATCGCGCGGCCATTCGCACCATTCGCGATGCCGCACCGTTTGCCGCCCCGCCGCATGGTGCGCTGACGGTCACGGCACCGATTATTTTTGAGTTACGCTGA
- a CDS encoding biopolymer transporter ExbD — MNNEMNSSLAPDQEISQINMTPFVDIVLVLLIVFMATASFITQQALELNLPKAQTAATLSETDPHITISIDQHGQLYVDDERVDRHDLVAHLEQADSEWPVLVRSDAGARYGVVVDVIDLCKRHGFFTFALESQDDDSANR, encoded by the coding sequence ATGAATAACGAGATGAACAGTTCTTTGGCACCGGATCAGGAGATCTCACAGATCAACATGACGCCGTTCGTCGATATCGTGCTGGTGCTGTTGATCGTGTTCATGGCCACGGCAAGCTTTATTACCCAACAGGCGTTGGAGTTGAATCTGCCCAAGGCACAGACAGCAGCGACCCTGTCGGAAACGGACCCGCATATCACCATCAGTATTGATCAGCATGGTCAACTGTATGTGGATGATGAGCGGGTGGATCGCCATGACCTGGTGGCCCACCTTGAGCAGGCTGACAGTGAATGGCCGGTGCTGGTGCGTAGCGATGCCGGTGCCCGTTACGGTGTGGTGGTCGACGTGATTGATCTGTGCAAACGCCACGGTTTTTTCACCTTTGCTCTGGAGAGTCAGGATGATGATTCCGCGAACCGTTAA